AACCAAACCGCTCGACAACGGCGTTCGCGAATAAAGCGACCGAGCGCGCGCGCACGGGCGGGCAGAGAGCTTTGCGACGGCGCGGACCAGAGCACCGTCGGCCTCGCGAAAGCTACGTATACTTGAATGAATGAAAAAAACGTGAGTGGGCACGTACCGTTTTCTCGTACCAGCGGCGGACGAGGAAGAGGAAGTAGCCGTGGGCGAGGAGGAGCAGGTAGACGATGCCGAGGAGGTGGTGGGAGTACCAGAAGGCGTTGAAGCCGGCGAGGCGGTTGAGGGGCGCCGGCAGCCGGGACGCGGACGCCTCCTTCTCGCCCTTGCGGAAAGGGTGGGTGGCCAGGGTGAAGGAGACGGTCATGAGCACCACCATGGCGATGCCCGTCACGCCCTCCACCCCGGAGATGAGCCGCCCGTACGTCGGCTTGGACGCGCCGAACGCGCCCGCCACCAGCCGGTACTCCTCCGGCCCCGACGCGATCACCCGCGGGAAGTCGCACGCCAGATGGTTCCCCGCGTGCAGCGTGATCCCCACCACGATCGCCGTCGCGATCATCTGAAACGGAGTAAACAGACAAAGATTTCTTTTGTTACGACCTGCGCTGCGTTTGGTGCACGTTGCTCGCCACATTCGGTCAGCTCCACTCCGGCGTGCCAATGGCTTGTCAGTCCTTGGACTTTTAGGGCACGACACGACTGACTTCTCTGTTTGGACTCCCGGTTCACGTTAAGCCCGTCCACTGACTACTGTCCACACTCCAGTAGGATCACATAGCTGATAGCTCCATCCATGCCATGGCAGCACTGGGTGGAGTGATAGGAGGACTCGAGCGACCACATGGGTGGCACACATGATCCAGGAGCGCCGGCGTTCCACGTTACGCGCCAATCATTGCGCGCCACGCTCCCCCCGGCTAAACGACGCACCACCGCGCCGCGTCGCCGACGGCGACGGCCAAACCACCCGGCTCGTCAGAGTCGCGGTGACGGTAGCCACCACCAGTCTACCTCAGTTACTAATAACGACTCGAAAGAAGTGATCGGACGGCGAGGAGAGAAGCGTTACAAGCGTACGTACGTACCTTGTGGAAGGTGATGTTGTCGTCGAAGGGGACGAAGAAGCGGGCCCAGGAGGAGCGGAGCCACGTGAGCGTGTTGCGGCAGAcggggaggaggacgagcgccATGTTGAGCTTAAGCGTCTCGGCGGCGCCCTTGGCCGTCGGCAGGCAGTACCCCATCACCTGGAACGCCGCCGTCCGCCGGTACTGCACGAACTTCCACACGAACAGCGCCGCCATGGCCGCGAACCACAGCGCCAGCACCCACGCGCGCCGCCAGTTCTCCTCCGCCGCCACGCGCACGTGCGACGCCGCCTTGGCCACGCCGCGGCCCCACCCGCGCCGCCGCTCCCTCATCTCTTCCCCCCACGTCTGCGGGCCGctgccgtcgtcgtcctctccCTTGGCGGCGTGCGGCACGGCCCCGCTGGCGCCGACGCCGAGGTTCTGGCTCCACTGCGCGCCGCTCGCCGTGCTCAGCGGCCGGCTGTAGTTCATGTACGTGTCGCGCTGGAGCAGCAGCGTCTCCAGCTGCCACAGCTGAGCGAGCGGCCGAGACAAAAGTCATCACACGTGTCATCGTCCCGAGACCAAAGCTGGTGTACACGTAACGCGTACAATTAAAGTCGTCCAGGTACACGTATTGTACGCACCTCAATGTAGCCGAGGTTCTCCGGGTCGAGCTCCTCCATGATGAGCGACGCGTACTCCTCCGCCTGCTCCTTGAGCTTCGCGAGCTTGTTCGCCGACGCGCTCAGGACGATCAGCTGCTCGGAGAAGACGACCAAAGTTTATTCAATGAGAATTTTTTACTACTTGGGACTTGATGagtgaagcagaagcagaagcagaagcagcaGCGGAGCACGTGAAAGTAACAGCAAAGCCGTGACAGTTACTGCAGCAGTAATTAACTAACTAAGTAGTAACAGCAAGCGTGACTGTAACTGGAGCTGGGCGCCCAGAAGAAGCTTCTAAGCGCTGGTAATGGAGAAATGAACAGCGCAAAAGGAGTCGAGGAAAAGCGTTTAAACAAGTCATCACCTCCTGTACTTCCTCCCTCGTTATCCTCCCGTCCACGTTGGTGTCCACCCTGAATTGAATTTGGGGCAAAACAAGAAGAATGAGCATCGAGAATCTGGGATGCGACGCGAGAGCTTGCATCGGAAGCCGGGAATGGCCGACTAAAGCGGTTGCTTGGGATCCGGTGAAGGGAAATGTATGAGTGGGGAATTCGGTTCCGGTGGTGCTTACATGTCGAAGAAGATCTGGAGCCGCGCGTCGAAGCTCTGATCGGAGATCTGGAGCCAGAAGTCGTAGAGCTCCTCCTTGGTGATCCGCTCCAggttctgccgccgccgccgcgccagcgCGTCGAAGATGCCCTCCGCGAACTCCTTCGAGTCCACCATTCCTGATGATCCACAGGCACGGCCAAGAACATCGTCGCCATTAATAATTGCACAATGGGATGGGGGTACAGAATGCAGTTGTTGCCAAGAAAGGAACAGAGTGGGAGTAGTAATGAACGGAGCGGGGTGGGATGGTGTACCGATGCATTCGCCGAAGTTGTCGCGGGAGAGGAGGCCGTCGTGGGCGAGGGCGTTGAAGCGCTCCTCGACGCGGCGCCAGAGCTCGGCGGCCTCCAGGGAGCCGGTGGTGCGGCTGATGAAGCGGAGGCCCTTGAGCGCGCGCTTGGCGCCGGCGCGCGACCGGTTGACCCGCGCCTGGATGCGGCGGCGCTCGCGGGCCGCCATGGCCGCCTCACGCTGCAGCTCGGCGGGCGTGGGCACgcgcggcgagggcgagggcgcggGGGACGGCGACCGCAGCCACGCGAACTTCTTCCGTATCCGCGAGGACGTCGAGGAGCAGCGGCTGAGGGGGCCGCCCCCCGGCGCCTCCGGCGTGTGCGGCATCGCGGCGGCGCTGTAGAGCGCGGCCCTGGTGGGCGTGACGCTGCGCACCACCATGGACTCCTCGTCGAGCTCCAGCATGACCTCCACCAGGTCCCCCTGGTCGGCGAGGAATGCCGGGAGCATGCCCCCGCCCCCGCTCCCCCCGGCGAAGAACTCGTCCCCATAGGCGGTGGTGAAGGACTCGTTGTCGGAGGTGTCGGTGTTGGTGGTCTGGTCGTCCGCGAGGCACTCCGCGATGCGCCGGTGGCCCGTCCGCCGCGCGTTGCTCCCGCGCGACGGCGTCCACATGGCCGCTCCCCGCGCCCCGCCCCGCGCCCGCCCGCGAGACGTGCAAGAGGAAGAAGGAGGCGAAGCAGAATAAAAATAACCCGGGGCTCTCGGTGGGGGCTGCAATGGTAGTTGCGGTGCGTCCGCCTGTATTATGATACGCAAGCTCAGCTCCCCTCCCCGCCGCGCACCGTGGGCTGGCTCGGCTTGTCGTACGCTCGCGCGCCCGCCGCGGGCCGGTGATCACCTGGCGCGGTGACCACCTCTTTCTCCTTCTATTCCTCTGCAGTACGCATGCACGCGGGCGCGCGCGCGCGGTTTTGCTCGGCTTCGCGGTGCGGTGCGGTGCTCGGCTTTGCTGCTGCCTCGGGCCAACGCTTTATCTTTATACGAAAGGGCGACGCATTTATCTTCCCTTCTGCCCGTTGTTGCGCCGCTCGTCGTCCCCCAGAAACGAGCTGCGGGTGCCACGGGTTTGGCCTGGGGCGAGCGCTGCTGTGCTCGGTGCGGCGGCAACCTGCCTACGCGCGGCTGGGCGGTCGGtgtgggtggggtggggtggggtggagtGTAGACTGTGGAACGTGGACCGGGCCTCTTCCGTCCCGGAATCTCAGATGCTTCCAAATGGGTAAAAATGAAGTGGACAGGAAGGAGGGAGCACCCGACGGCCGCGCCTGGTGACCGTCGACTGTCGCCGTGTGGGTTAAACGGGGGAAGATAGGGGGACCGTTGATTCGGAGGGAGACTGTTGTTGCaactttgaatagttcacctaaaaAAACTTTGAACAGTTTGAGTTTTCTTTTTGGCGACGCTACGCGTCCGACGGAAATTTAAAAAGGATCCGCCGCCTTGCTGACCATTGGATTGATACATTAATAACCGGCCGATCTACCAAAGCAACGTAAGCAGCCACCCCTTGCAACAAGAGTGGTGTTTCTGCAACAATCTGCTTGTTGCAATTACTCGAgctgcatttttttatttttttacaacAAATATCCTTTTAGAAGATCCACCGCCTCGTGAGCCATTCGATTGTGTGACATGAGCCGTTCAATTCTCTTGTCAAATTTCCCGCAACCATGCTCTTGTTGTAAGATCTGCTCTGCTCTGATTTCCCACAACAGGATCTTTGTTGCGAAACCTCATCTTCTATAATTTCCTGCAACAAGACCCATATTGCAAACCCTCTTCttctttaattttctgcaacaaggtCTTTGCAAAAATTACAATAACATCTTTTGCCGcgtctaattttctgcaacaatatCTTCTGCCGCGTCTATTTTTCTGCAACAAGATTTGGTTACAAAATTTACAACAGCATCTTTCGTCGCGTCTATTTTTCTGCAACAAGATTTGGTTACAAAATTTACAACAGCATCTTTCGTCGcgtctaattttctgcaacaagatcCTTGTTGCAGAAATTGCAACAGGACCACATGACGcgtctaattttctgcaacaagacctttgttgcaaAAATTGCAACAAATTTGTTGTTGCATATGAGCTCGAGGAGGCCAGAGCCATGCACGTTGGCGCTCCTCCAGGACGACGGGGACATCAAACGGCGAGTGACGATAGAAGTAGCTCCAGAGGCGGCGCGGTGCGGTCCGGCGGCTTCCATCGCAGGCGTAGCCGGCAAGCAGCATCGTGGTGGCCGACTTCAAGCATCTACACACCAGTCTTGGGTTGCCGCACCCTTCACCGGCCATGGAGCGTTTCTCGTCATGGACGAGGTCAATACTTCACTGGAGAGACGCATGGCATGGAGGCATGTTGTGACTACAGAGCTAGATGTAGACGATGAATGAGGGGGAAAGGGAACGTGTGGCTCTCGGTGAAGATAAGAAGGAAAAAAGATACACGGTGATGGCCACATGGGACGCGTGGCGTGAGTCTGAGGCGGCGGATGGAGCGCTATAATCCGTCGGGTGATAGTTATCGTTTCCCTTTCTTTTTGGCATTCTTTTCTTGCAACCGGGttgagggcatctccaacgctgatcCCAAACTGGACACCGTTTTTGTCCGTGGACAGAAGGGACCTGCCCGTGAACACTGATACTAGAGCCGGGCATCCAACCGTAGCCACAAACGTTCGGAGACATTTCAAACGAAATTTAATGAAAACAAACAAATTtgatgcatgtttaaacaaactgGATGATTCTCATTCATACTTGGATAAATTTTACATAAAACCCGATGATTTTCATGTAAGCTGTtgcaaattcattacatttcgacatATTTCAACTAAACTGTACTCTAACCTAGTATAAATGACTGCTGGCATAGGACGGCGAGGGCGGTGGCGCCAGCTCGTCTTTGGTCACCTCTTGCATTGTCTCGTCCGCAGCGCCGACCTTCGATGAGCTCATCCGTCTGTCGACCTGCCAGCAATGCAATGGCGGCGATCTCCTTCTTCTGTTCGAACGAGAGACTGTCCCCTAGGGTTTTGGAGCTCGAGGAGGCCACAGTGGGTGTGGTCCCAAGAGAAGGTCGGGAGCGGAGGAGGTTGTATGCGGCTATTGCCGGGCCTAGAGTTTAAATAGTAAGCGGATGGCAGGCCGGGCGCAAGGTAGTTAATGGTGGGCGACAGACGGACAAACGGGTGGCACCGGAGCAAGTTCCTCGGCAACCGCACATGTTTAATGGATGGAGTAGACAGATGGGTTGTCGTTTGAACACGAAGAAGGCGCGTGCGCCGGGAAGCAGCATGGGAGGCATTCTCGGTCAGCATGTTGCTTCAATATCAGAGCGacttgagaggtcgcgtccgctctgggccAGCATGAATGCGACGTTGACGCACTGGAGCGGCGTTGACCCGCAAAGCCCCATGTTTTGCTTCTGGTTGGCGAGAAAAAATACATCTAGACGGGCCAGCAGACAGATACAGGACCACGTTGAATTGCAAAACACGTCTGGAGTGCGCGATCCGGGCGTATGGGGGCGTTTTGAGGGtccgtgttggagatgcccttacacccCTTTCTATTAGTTGCTTACTGAAACTATCTCGTATATGATTCCAATAACAAATAGAGTGAAAGATAAGGGGACGGGAAAGAAGAGAAGTGAACTGGGGCATTAACAGGAAACCCGCTGCAAATGCTCGTCGTCGAAACACCTACCATGGAGCCGTTGGGGATcgatgcagaaattaaaaaatttctacgcatcaccaagatcaatctatggagagactagcaatgagagagaggggagtgcatcttcatacccttgaagatcgcaatacgaaagcgttgcaagaacgcggatgaaggagtcgtacttgtagcgattcagatcgcggtggatttcgatctaagcgccgaacaacggcacctccgcgttcaacacacgtgcagcccggtgatgtctcccgcgccttaatccaacaaggaggagggagaggttgaggaagagagctccagcagcagcacgacgacatggtggtggtggagcagcagttctccggcagggcttcgccaagctcatgcggagaggagaggtgttgggagagggagggatgcgccttggatgtggtgttgctgccctccctctacccctctatttatagggtgaatggggaaggggggccggcccctctagatgagatttaGAGGGGGgccgcggccaagggggagggggcttgccccccaagcaagggagggggggtgccccctagggtcccccccccaacactaggtgcatgggccctaggggggtggcacctagcccacttaggggctggttcccttccacatacagcccataaggccctccggggcaggtggaccctcccggtggacccccggaacccctccggtggtccctgtaCAATATCGGTAAACCCCCGAaaacttccggtgaccgtatgatgacttcccatatataaatattcacctccgaaccattccggaactcctcgtgatgtccgggatctcatccgggactccgaacaacattcagtaatcacatacaaatcttccctataaccctagcgtcattgaaccttaagtgtgtagaccctacgagttcgggaatcatgcagacatggccgagacaactctccggccaataaccaacagcgggatctagatacccatgttggctcccacatgttccacgatgatctcatcggatgaaccacgatgtcgaggattcaagaaatctcgtatacaattccctttgtcaatcgatacattacttgcccgagattcgatcgttggtatcccaatacctcgttcaatctcgttaccagcaagtcactttacccattctgtaatgcatgatcccgtgactaaccacttagtcacattgagctcattatgatgatgcattactgagtaggcccagagatacctctccgtcatacggagtgacaaatcccagtctcgattcgtgccaacccaacagatactttcggagatacctgtagtgcacctttatagtcacccagttacgttgtgatgtttggtacacccaaagcactcctacggtatcagggagttacacaatctcatggtctaaggaaatgatacttgacattagaaaagctttagcaaacgaactacacaatcttgtgctatgcttaggattgggtcttgtccatcacatcattctcctaatgatgtgatcttgttatcaatgacatccaatgtccatagtcaggaaaccatgaccatctgttgatcaacaagctagtcaactagaggctcactagggacatgttgtggtctatgtattcacacatgtatcacggttttcgattaatacaattatagcatgaatagtagacaattatcatgaacaaggaaatataataataaccattttattattgcctctagggcatatttccaacagtctcccacttgcactagagtcaataatctagttacactgtgatgaatcgaacacccatagagttctggtgttgatcat
Above is a window of Triticum dicoccoides isolate Atlit2015 ecotype Zavitan chromosome 5B, WEW_v2.0, whole genome shotgun sequence DNA encoding:
- the LOC119309490 gene encoding respiratory burst oxidase homolog protein E-like isoform X2 produces the protein MWTPSRGSNARRTGHRRIAECLADDQTTNTDTSDNESFTTAYGDEFFAGGSGGGGMLPAFLADQGDLVEVMLELDEESMVVRSVTPTRAALYSAAAMPHTPEAPGGGPLSRCSSTSSRIRKKFAWLRSPSPAPSPSPRVPTPAELQREAAMAARERRRIQARVNRSRAGAKRALKGLRFISRTTGSLEAAELWRRVEERFNALAHDGLLSRDNFGECIGMVDSKEFAEGIFDALARRRRQNLERITKEELYDFWLQISDQSFDARLQIFFDMVDTNVDGRITREEVQELIVLSASANKLAKLKEQAEEYASLIMEELDPENLGYIELWQLETLLLQRDTYMNYSRPLSTASGAQWSQNLGVGASGAVPHAAKGEDDDGSGPQTWGEEMRERRRGWGRGVAKAASHVRVAAEENWRRAWVLALWFAAMAALFVWKFVQYRRTAAFQVMGYCLPTAKGAAETLKLNMALVLLPVCRNTLTWLRSSWARFFVPFDDNITFHKTWMYISVPLLLYVGERMLRALRSNAHPVKILKVLLLPGSVLTIQMSKPYGFRYRSGQYIFLQCPMISPFEWHPFSITSAPGDDYLAVHIRTNGDWTQELKRIFVENYFSPHMNRRTSFSELGAAEPRPTPAPKLLVDGPYGAPAQDFRNYDVLLLVGLGIGATPFISILKDLLNNIKLADELMDLAMETTQTSRSEDSANSFSVSTASSNRKRSYRTSRAHFYWVTREPMSFEWFKGVMNEVAEMDKKGVIELHNYLTSVYEERDARTTLLSMVQALNHAKHGVDIVSGTRVRTHFARPNWREVFTKIAAKQPNSTVGVFYCGAPTLAKELKNLSHEMSHKTSTRFHFHKEYF
- the LOC119309490 gene encoding respiratory burst oxidase homolog protein E-like isoform X1, whose translation is MWTPSRGSNARRTGHRRIAECLADDQTTNTDTSDNESFTTAYGDEFFAGGSGGGGMLPAFLADQGDLVEVMLELDEESMVVRSVTPTRAALYSAAAMPHTPEAPGGGPLSRCSSTSSRIRKKFAWLRSPSPAPSPSPRVPTPAELQREAAMAARERRRIQARVNRSRAGAKRALKGLRFISRTTGSLEAAELWRRVEERFNALAHDGLLSRDNFGECIGMVDSKEFAEGIFDALARRRRQNLERITKEELYDFWLQISDQSFDARLQIFFDMVDTNVDGRITREEVQELIVLSASANKLAKLKEQAEEYASLIMEELDPENLGYIELWQLETLLLQRDTYMNYSRPLSTASGAQWSQNLGVGASGAVPHAAKGEDDDGSGPQTWGEEMRERRRGWGRGVAKAASHVRVAAEENWRRAWVLALWFAAMAALFVWKFVQYRRTAAFQVMGYCLPTAKGAAETLKLNMALVLLPVCRNTLTWLRSSWARFFVPFDDNITFHKMIATAIVVGITLHAGNHLACDFPRVIASGPEEYRLVAGAFGASKPTYGRLISGVEGVTGIAMVVLMTVSFTLATHPFRKGEKEASASRLPAPLNRLAGFNAFWYSHHLLGIVYLLLLAHGYFLFLVRRWYEKTTWMYISVPLLLYVGERMLRALRSNAHPVKILKVLLLPGSVLTIQMSKPYGFRYRSGQYIFLQCPMISPFEWHPFSITSAPGDDYLAVHIRTNGDWTQELKRIFVENYFSPHMNRRTSFSELGAAEPRPTPAPKLLVDGPYGAPAQDFRNYDVLLLVGLGIGATPFISILKDLLNNIKLADELMDLAMETTQTSRSEDSANSFSVSTASSNRKRSYRTSRAHFYWVTREPMSFEWFKGVMNEVAEMDKKGVIELHNYLTSVYEERDARTTLLSMVQALNHAKHGVDIVSGTRVRTHFARPNWREVFTKIAAKQPNSTVGVFYCGAPTLAKELKNLSHEMSHKTSTRFHFHKEYF